Proteins from a genomic interval of Pantoea deleyi:
- a CDS encoding conjugal transfer protein TraF, which yields MKAKLLTRSIILALLASAVPSVNAATTWTEARNDAMGGTGVASSNYLAAALANPALMTRHDGSDHVGLILPGVGAQISDPDNLRDGLNRVKATFDDFRDSAGTGNSSRQAAALKQSLQDVDGDSGHASAGLSAVIAIPNDTLPFAFVAKGWGQAKVRTDITQRDLAYLDAAQSGIFSPTQADIDQMTSRAQGVAALVTEYGIAAAHQFTLGDTPVSVGITPKVQRVDTWNYNVSVGNYSASDFRSGDWKRTESGANVDIGFAAQLTPEWTVGLTGQNLVSRNVNTREINGITDTFQIRPQATAGTAWSNGFVTMATDVDLTPASGFASDEKAQYVGVGAELNAWDWAQLRAGYRADMRNSDRSMFTAGVGISPFNVVHLDLTGMAGTDRSYGAAAQLSFTF from the coding sequence ATGAAAGCAAAACTGTTAACACGCAGCATTATTCTGGCATTACTGGCTTCAGCCGTGCCGTCAGTCAATGCCGCAACCACCTGGACCGAGGCGCGTAACGATGCCATGGGGGGAACGGGCGTGGCTTCTTCAAATTATCTGGCCGCTGCGCTGGCCAATCCCGCTCTGATGACCCGCCACGATGGAAGTGACCACGTTGGACTCATCCTGCCGGGCGTGGGGGCACAAATCAGCGATCCGGATAACCTGCGTGACGGACTGAACAGGGTAAAAGCCACCTTTGACGACTTCCGCGATTCAGCGGGCACCGGAAACAGTTCACGACAGGCGGCTGCGCTGAAACAATCTCTGCAGGACGTTGACGGCGACAGCGGGCACGCCAGCGCCGGGCTTTCTGCGGTGATTGCCATTCCGAATGACACCCTCCCTTTCGCCTTTGTGGCAAAGGGCTGGGGACAGGCGAAGGTCCGCACCGATATCACACAGCGTGACCTGGCGTATCTCGATGCGGCACAGAGCGGCATTTTCTCGCCGACCCAGGCGGATATTGACCAGATGACCTCGCGGGCTCAGGGCGTTGCCGCACTGGTCACGGAATACGGTATCGCTGCAGCGCATCAGTTTACCCTGGGCGACACGCCGGTTTCTGTAGGCATCACGCCAAAGGTCCAGCGCGTGGATACCTGGAACTACAACGTTTCCGTCGGTAACTACAGCGCGTCAGATTTCCGCAGCGGTGACTGGAAGCGTACAGAAAGCGGCGCAAACGTCGACATAGGCTTTGCGGCTCAGCTGACGCCAGAGTGGACCGTCGGACTGACCGGACAGAACCTTGTATCACGTAACGTTAATACCCGCGAAATCAACGGCATCACTGACACTTTCCAGATCCGCCCGCAGGCGACTGCCGGCACGGCGTGGAGCAACGGTTTTGTCACGATGGCCACAGACGTTGACCTGACTCCGGCCAGCGGTTTTGCCTCGGATGAAAAAGCACAGTATGTTGGCGTGGGCGCCGAGCTGAATGCCTGGGACTGGGCGCAACTGCGTGCCGGTTACCGTGCAGACATGCGTAACAGCGATCGGAGCATGTTTACCGCCGGCGTGGGGATTTCACCTTTCAATGTGGTGCATCTCGACCTGACCGGCATGGCCGGTACAGACCGTAGCTACGGTGCTGCCGCGCAGCTTTCTTTCACTTTCTGA
- a CDS encoding pili assembly chaperone — protein MQQRLVILTLFLWLALTLAFSLLTPAGPCSALTLWMLTAASPFMLRPLDWFTRQLLRKPCMLSRRKRITVHLSPWQPTVGLTPERVSWFWSGVYEAVESALQEGKTIVIASHLLTPVRAARLRAYLTAQGWSYRSRLTSVPFRDAARALMQLEILFRQWRWRCPLRSEWPVMLLRKSSEPEK, from the coding sequence ATGCAGCAACGTCTGGTTATCCTGACCCTCTTTCTCTGGCTGGCGCTCACGCTCGCTTTCAGCCTGCTGACCCCGGCCGGTCCGTGCAGCGCTTTGACGCTCTGGATGCTGACGGCCGCCTCGCCGTTTATGCTCAGGCCGCTCGACTGGTTCACCCGTCAGTTGCTCAGGAAACCCTGTATGCTGAGCCGCAGAAAACGCATCACCGTGCACCTGTCTCCCTGGCAGCCCACCGTGGGACTGACGCCTGAGCGCGTGAGCTGGTTCTGGTCAGGCGTGTATGAGGCGGTAGAATCCGCACTGCAGGAGGGAAAGACCATTGTCATTGCCTCGCACCTGCTGACGCCGGTGCGGGCAGCCAGACTCAGGGCGTACCTGACGGCGCAGGGCTGGTCTTACCGCAGCCGGCTGACGAGTGTCCCTTTCCGGGACGCTGCCCGCGCCCTGATGCAGCTGGAAATTCTGTTCAGGCAGTGGCGCTGGCGCTGCCCGTTACGCAGCGAATGGCCAGTAATGCTGCTGCGGAAATCTTCTGAACCGGAAAAATAA
- a CDS encoding SIR2 family protein has translation MALECAQKEDLIRRLSNTSEVSFVFGSALTGRRGEVGILEPDGVVSFIKNKMYEEGYQEPFDNYMDSDSEAIPYQLAFEFVSKNYGADGIQNIINEIVSLNIDPSTGKQKIPNSVKDFVTAIKEGKLKVKYIITTNFDTLIEDALSLEKIPYNSISIVSDSTINENANDELTIVHIHGVWTKGDTMHTRNQLNQRRVKIEESIRNILDGHTVCMMAYGGWEDSFTRTLIAIMNNHSLKYSLIWCFYSDKEDDINKNYGRFEGIFKDAISRERIHFYKNVDCNTIFNSLKKEAVRIKK, from the coding sequence ATGGCATTAGAATGTGCACAAAAAGAAGATTTAATCAGGCGTCTGTCTAACACCTCTGAAGTTTCATTCGTTTTCGGCTCTGCTTTAACTGGCCGACGTGGTGAAGTAGGTATATTAGAACCTGATGGTGTCGTTTCATTTATAAAAAATAAAATGTATGAAGAGGGTTATCAGGAACCTTTTGATAATTATATGGATAGCGACTCCGAGGCAATTCCATATCAGTTAGCATTTGAGTTTGTGTCCAAGAATTATGGTGCTGATGGAATTCAAAACATTATTAATGAAATTGTTAGCCTTAATATAGATCCTTCTACTGGAAAACAAAAGATCCCTAATTCTGTGAAAGATTTTGTGACAGCAATCAAGGAAGGAAAATTAAAAGTAAAATATATCATTACAACTAATTTTGATACATTAATTGAAGATGCGTTGTCTCTAGAAAAAATTCCTTATAACAGCATTAGTATTGTTTCGGACTCAACCATAAATGAGAACGCCAATGATGAATTGACAATAGTTCATATCCATGGCGTATGGACCAAAGGCGATACAATGCATACTCGCAATCAATTAAATCAAAGGCGTGTTAAGATAGAGGAATCTATAAGAAATATTTTAGATGGTCATACTGTTTGTATGATGGCATATGGGGGGTGGGAGGATAGCTTTACTAGAACCCTTATTGCAATAATGAACAACCATTCATTAAAATACTCACTTATCTGGTGTTTTTATTCTGATAAAGAAGATGATATAAATAAAAACTATGGAAGATTCGAAGGTATTTTTAAGGATGCTATAAGTAGAGAACGCATACATTTTTACAAAAACGTTGACTGCAACACTATCTTCAACTCTCTAAAAAAGGAAGCTGTCAGAATAAAAAAGTAG
- a CDS encoding conjugal transfer nickase/helicase domain-containing protein — MKWLAGRTTQKPAAQRLNTDVKEVAFRPVLTGSELMQTAERRKLAKMLAENSPLSQSVTEAWWLQPAQALLACVQDCPAAWRGPYSGPGGFGDLSLSVAVRAVRLVRGMMLPPGAASEEQSEQAPGWVCAVFWAGLFHHLAWLTQAEGATEKGRVWYPGLQEPDSAWRIRPAKEVQVSQLTGQYMAARLLPASGMLWLQRWPEISHSLLQFMAGERSGVLYGIITEARQGAGLDYGNLSDASGAEFVSIVPEVQVTETSPNLAHIAPVLLSSHIISANVSEPIGSKAAKYTAPQSGDGSGGAENAPPVITALVSALDSIDTGSAPDESAPDGADSDTQADLLVALDRITAGQSPVCTAEDNMQPQPEPEQTASAMLQSATTEAVSAATDGERFMEWLRESVEGGTLTVNERDSPLHVLAGFVFLVSPDVFFKFIASKPENNADKNRLQKSFEALGLHHSRNGKGLYHYHKYDSPDKSGRFTSLSGYMVRPEIIFKRGSCPADSIWLSPRRE; from the coding sequence ATGAAATGGCTGGCAGGCAGGACGACGCAAAAGCCGGCGGCGCAGCGGCTGAACACGGACGTGAAAGAGGTGGCGTTTCGCCCGGTCCTCACCGGCAGCGAACTGATGCAGACGGCTGAGCGGCGTAAGCTTGCGAAAATGCTGGCGGAAAACAGCCCCCTGTCGCAGTCCGTGACGGAGGCCTGGTGGCTTCAGCCGGCACAGGCACTGCTTGCGTGCGTACAGGACTGTCCTGCCGCGTGGCGCGGGCCTTACTCCGGGCCGGGGGGATTTGGCGACCTGAGCCTAAGCGTGGCGGTCAGGGCCGTCCGGCTGGTCCGGGGCATGATGCTGCCGCCCGGCGCGGCTTCAGAAGAGCAGTCTGAGCAGGCGCCGGGCTGGGTCTGCGCGGTGTTCTGGGCGGGGCTGTTTCATCATCTGGCCTGGCTGACGCAGGCCGAAGGTGCCACGGAAAAAGGGCGGGTGTGGTATCCGGGCCTGCAGGAGCCGGACAGCGCGTGGCGAATCCGGCCCGCAAAAGAGGTGCAGGTATCACAGCTGACGGGCCAGTACATGGCCGCACGGCTGTTACCGGCGTCCGGAATGCTGTGGCTGCAGCGCTGGCCGGAGATTTCACACTCCCTGCTGCAGTTTATGGCGGGTGAGCGCAGCGGTGTGCTGTACGGCATCATTACTGAGGCAAGGCAGGGAGCCGGACTGGATTACGGGAATTTATCAGATGCATCCGGAGCGGAATTTGTAAGCATCGTACCGGAAGTACAGGTGACTGAAACTTCACCAAATTTAGCACACATCGCACCCGTCCTTTTGTCGAGTCATATCATTTCAGCAAATGTTTCAGAACCGATTGGAAGCAAAGCGGCAAAGTATACTGCACCTCAGTCAGGCGATGGGTCAGGAGGGGCAGAGAATGCCCCCCCGGTCATCACGGCACTAGTGTCGGCCCTGGACAGCATTGATACAGGTTCTGCCCCGGATGAGTCAGCCCCTGATGGCGCGGACAGTGATACGCAGGCAGACCTGCTGGTCGCACTGGACCGCATTACGGCCGGACAGTCGCCGGTCTGTACCGCTGAAGATAACATGCAGCCTCAGCCAGAGCCTGAGCAAACAGCGAGTGCCATGCTGCAGAGCGCGACTACGGAAGCAGTTTCGGCCGCAACAGACGGCGAGCGGTTTATGGAGTGGCTGAGGGAAAGCGTTGAAGGTGGCACGCTGACGGTAAACGAGCGTGACAGTCCGCTGCACGTCCTGGCCGGTTTTGTCTTTCTGGTGTCGCCGGACGTTTTCTTTAAATTCATTGCTTCAAAGCCAGAGAATAACGCCGACAAAAACAGGTTGCAGAAAAGTTTTGAGGCGCTGGGACTTCATCATTCACGAAATGGGAAAGGGTTATACCATTACCATAAATACGACTCGCCGGATAAAAGCGGTCGTTTTACCAGCCTGTCGGGATATATGGTACGGCCCGAAATTATATTTAAAAGAGGAAGCTGTCCTGCGGACAGTATATGGCTTTCGCCACGGCGGGAGTAA
- a CDS encoding conjugal transfer protein TraE, which yields MKRMNLTEILSRVALEQTDGQRQLLTQFAEGKKTGSPPVAIRFRPASREFLHQVSRNLGISVSELVNVIIEGVMTETTAPRKATVNRVYERFWHLMDRHGLDVAQVATLLSELNIGMSVLENRERTLDHLILPVLEQLASWFCVQSGWLAGENIAPVEIIALRDVWQAAECLLPHKGAAVQSLCFFRREHDTGQLGLNSDDEILIAATRIKYINGLSFENNYFTGVIPHSVISESDTNAFISFCELLRLKSRIAEISFRKLPRGIFDILREGSELLLPISSAIEEIINRQQKISSKFKWSEEELQPKRNPAFHITPEWEDYLKEVMSFG from the coding sequence ATGAAACGTATGAACCTGACAGAAATACTCTCCCGCGTCGCCCTGGAGCAGACCGACGGGCAGAGGCAGCTGCTGACGCAGTTCGCAGAGGGAAAAAAGACCGGCAGTCCGCCCGTGGCCATACGTTTCCGTCCGGCATCACGGGAATTTCTGCACCAGGTGTCACGTAACCTCGGTATCTCGGTCTCTGAACTGGTCAATGTCATCATCGAGGGCGTCATGACTGAAACGACGGCGCCCCGCAAAGCCACGGTAAACCGCGTTTATGAGCGCTTCTGGCACCTGATGGACCGCCACGGCCTTGATGTGGCGCAGGTGGCTACACTGCTCTCTGAGCTGAATATCGGCATGAGCGTGCTGGAGAACCGTGAGCGCACGCTCGATCACCTGATCCTGCCTGTACTTGAGCAGCTTGCATCATGGTTCTGTGTTCAGTCCGGCTGGCTCGCCGGTGAAAACATTGCTCCGGTGGAGATTATTGCACTCCGGGACGTCTGGCAGGCTGCTGAATGCCTTCTGCCGCACAAAGGTGCAGCGGTTCAGTCCTTATGTTTTTTCAGGCGAGAGCATGATACCGGTCAGCTAGGGCTTAATTCCGACGACGAGATACTAATCGCAGCGACCCGGATTAAATACATTAATGGCCTGTCTTTTGAAAATAATTACTTCACCGGCGTGATACCGCACTCCGTTATCAGTGAATCAGACACAAATGCTTTTATCTCGTTCTGCGAATTGCTGCGGCTGAAAAGCAGGATTGCTGAAATTTCATTCCGCAAATTACCGCGCGGGATATTTGACATTCTGAGAGAGGGTTCTGAATTACTTCTCCCGATCTCATCTGCCATTGAAGAAATCATTAATCGCCAGCAAAAAATCAGCTCAAAATTCAAGTGGAGCGAGGAGGAACTGCAACCGAAAAGAAACCCGGCGTTTCATATTACGCCTGAGTGGGAGGACTATCTGAAAGAAGTCATGAGCTTTGGTTAA